The following are encoded together in the Citrus sinensis cultivar Valencia sweet orange chromosome 1, DVS_A1.0, whole genome shotgun sequence genome:
- the LOC102607682 gene encoding lipoamide acyltransferase component of branched-chain alpha-keto acid dehydrogenase complex, mitochondrial: MMISRRIWQKRPPTSSWIFLRPYTSQIAVPSPSPSLFPVQTPSLIGFLSSYAASSFRSVYKISSLEMPTMVSRCCYSNHALADLPASGIVDVPLAQTGEGIAECELLKWFVKEGDEIEEFQPLCAVQSDKATIEITSRYKGKVAQLLHAPGNIVKVGETLLKLVVGDSAVPTSSSDVLESVKPPGSENSPDSKLNKDTVGGVLATPAVRNLAKLYGINLNDVDGTGKDGRVLKEDVLKYAVQKGAADGPSAASVSADCREQLLGEEETYPQTFAEVKWYPDDKTVPLRGFQRTMVKTMSMAAKIPHFHYVEEINCDALVKLKASFQNNNSDPNIKHTFLPSLIKSLSMAMSKYPFMNSCFNEESLEVILKGSHNIGIAMATQHGLAVPNIKNVQSLSILEITKELSRLQQLAKDNELNPADNSGGTITLSNIGAIGGKFGAPLLNLPEVAIIAMGRIEKVPRLSDDGNVYPSSIMTVNIGADHRVLDGATVAKFCNEWKQLIENPELLLLQMR, translated from the exons ATGATGATCAGTAGAAGGATTTGGCAGAAGAGGCCTCCGACTTCCAGCTGGATATTTCTGCGCCCCTACACCTCTCAAATCGCTGTTCCTTCTCCGTCTCCGTCGCTGTTCCCGGTGCAAACGCCTTCACTTATAGGATTTCTCTCTAGCTATGCTGCGTCGTCGTTTCGCTCCGTTTATAAAATTAGCAGC TTGGAAATGCCCACTATGGTTAGTAGATGTTGCTATTCAAATCATGCTTTGGCTGATCTTCCGGCTAGTGGGATAGTTGATGTACCCTTAGCACAAACTGGTGAAGGAATTGCTGAGTGTGAACTTCTCAAATGGTTTGTAAAAGAG GGGGatgaaattgaagaatttCAACCACTATGTGCAGTTCAGAGTGACAAAGCAACAATTGAAATAACAAGTCGTTACAAAGGAAAAGTTGCTCAACTTCTCCATGCTCCTGGCAACATTGTAAAG GTTGGAGAAACTCTTCTAAAGTTGGTTGTCGGGGATTCTGCAGTTCCAACCTCAAGTTCTGATGTCTTGGAAAGTGTGAAACCTCCAGGGTCAGAAAATTCACCTGATTCTAAGCTGAATAAAGATACAGTTGGTGGAGTTCTAGCTACACCTGCTGTCCGGAACCTTGCCAAGCTATATGGAATAAACTTAAATGATGTCGATGGAACTGGTAAAGATGGGAGAGTTTTAAAAGAAGATGTGCTTAAGTATGCTGTTCAGAAAGGAGCTGCTGACGGCCCATCTGCTGCCTCTGTAAGTGCTGATTGTAGAGAGCAGCTTTTAGGAGAAGAAGAGACCTACCCACAAACATTTGCTGAAGTTAAATGGTACCCTGATGATAAGACAGTTCCCTTGAG GGGTTTCCAGAGAACAATGGTCAAAACAATGTCCATGGCTGCAAAAATACCGCATTTTCATTATGTAGAAGAGATAAATTGTGATGCTCTTGTGAAGCTTAAGGcatcttttcaaaataataattctgaCCCAAACATTAAGCATACTTTCCTTCCATCATTGATAAAGTCACTTTCGATGGCCATGAGCAAATATCCCTTCATGAATAGTTGCTTCAATGAGGAGTCACTTGAGGTCATTCTTAAAG GTTCCCACAatattggaattgcaatggctaCTCAACATGGTCTAGCCGTACCTAACATTAAGAATGTTCAGTCCCTTTCCATCTTGGAG aTAACAAAGGAACTGTCACGGTTACAACAATTAGCAAAGGATAACGAGCTTAATCCAGCTGATAATTCTGGTGGAACAATAACTCTCAGCAATATTGGAGCAATCGGCGGAAAATTTGGTGCGCCACTTCTCAACTTGCCTGAAGTTGCCATCATTGCAATGGGCCGAATTGAGAAAGTTCCACGTCTTTCAGA